A region from the Brachyspira pilosicoli genome encodes:
- a CDS encoding C45 family autoproteolytic acyltransferase/hydolase → MYHSRFKGSHYEAGFKYGSILFQHNINPINKIKISKERKNFSEKCIPIYKEFFPEIIEEIKGMADGLKCNNYSKIADLLFTIYAFTFENKCSSFAFKTDNDIILAKNSDFLKSIKKYCDSVYYNLNNSYSFIGNTTAFIEIEDGINENGLACALTFVYPVSINYGFNAGMLIRYILEKCRDIDDALNFLKKVPISSAQNIILADKNSNIALVECNCNKRYIIKNDYVFTTNHFLSKTMMEYNTKLKDDVHSHKRYSTLKNAFINYEYNLDFSKKLLSGKYGFLCQYDNEIDTVWSSIYSIKNKKIYIAEGNPSRKKYKEDKRLKFNY, encoded by the coding sequence ATGTATCATTCAAGATTTAAAGGAAGCCATTATGAAGCAGGTTTTAAATATGGAAGCATACTTTTTCAACATAATATAAACCCTATAAATAAAATAAAAATATCAAAAGAACGTAAAAACTTTTCAGAGAAATGTATTCCAATATATAAAGAGTTTTTTCCAGAGATAATAGAAGAGATAAAGGGGATGGCTGATGGATTAAAATGTAATAATTATAGTAAAATAGCAGACTTATTATTTACAATATACGCTTTTACCTTTGAAAATAAATGCTCTTCGTTTGCCTTCAAAACTGATAATGATATTATATTAGCTAAGAACAGTGATTTTTTAAAAAGTATAAAAAAATACTGTGATAGTGTATATTATAATTTAAATAATTCATATTCATTTATAGGCAATACTACAGCTTTTATTGAAATAGAGGACGGTATTAATGAAAATGGACTTGCTTGTGCTTTAACTTTTGTATATCCTGTAAGTATAAATTATGGCTTTAATGCTGGCATGCTTATACGTTATATTTTAGAGAAGTGTAGAGATATTGATGATGCTTTAAATTTTTTAAAAAAAGTTCCTATATCATCTGCACAAAATATAATATTGGCAGATAAAAACTCTAATATAGCTTTAGTTGAATGTAACTGCAATAAAAGATATATAATAAAAAATGATTATGTATTTACAACTAATCATTTTTTAAGTAAAACAATGATGGAGTATAATACTAAATTAAAAGATGATGTCCATTCTCATAAAAGATATAGCACCTTAAAAAATGCCTTTATAAACTATGAATATAATTTAGATTTTTCTAAAAAACTATTATCTGGAAAATATGGATTTTTATGTCAGTATGATAATGAAATAGATACTGTATGGTCAAGCATATATTCCATAAAAAATAAAAAAATATACATAGCAGAAGGTAATCCTTCAAGAAAAAAATATAAAGAAGATAAAAGATTGAAGTTTAACTATTAG
- a CDS encoding MFS transporter produces the protein MSNTNIVNCGPRLDRLPNNKWHYQIFAMIAFGLLVCWSNAIGGLVLAQLAEIGWTNNDISAIFSSLTTAGMFLGALLGGIIGDKIGRKKSILLFELIHIVSMLLGACSPNMTYLIVFRFIMGFGLGALLTTMFAGFTEYMPGRNRGMWSSRVSFIGNWSYPICSTIAVFISPIFTANMNWRIQFIIPSVLSLIATLIIWKKFPESPRWLESKGLYNEAEKIMSDIETQVEQNIGKKLEPIATNSSEEIKKTANISFAELFKGALLKRVILGSFVLIAMNVVQYTLINWLPTIFLAQGINLKDSIVLNTMSMFGAPFGIFIAMLIIDKIPRKVMGPGLLIVIAILGYIYSMQTNMTYITIIGFFLITFVYMYVCYASAVYVPEIWPTEAKLRGSGISNAVGRISGIIAPYAVASLLDTKGPMGVFILLGVVSIIVAIAIITIGIETRGASIEEIGNVSKK, from the coding sequence ATGAGTAATACAAATATTGTAAATTGCGGTCCTAGATTAGATAGGCTGCCAAATAATAAATGGCATTATCAAATATTTGCAATGATAGCATTTGGCTTATTAGTATGTTGGAGTAATGCAATAGGCGGATTAGTATTAGCGCAATTAGCAGAAATAGGCTGGACAAATAATGATATAAGTGCAATATTCTCATCATTAACTACAGCAGGTATGTTTTTGGGTGCTTTATTAGGAGGTATTATTGGGGATAAAATAGGACGTAAAAAAAGTATATTATTATTTGAACTAATACATATAGTATCAATGTTGTTAGGTGCTTGTTCTCCAAATATGACTTATTTAATAGTTTTTAGATTTATAATGGGTTTTGGTTTGGGAGCATTACTTACAACTATGTTTGCTGGATTTACAGAATATATGCCTGGAAGAAACAGAGGTATGTGGTCAAGCAGAGTTTCATTTATTGGTAATTGGTCTTATCCTATATGTTCCACAATTGCTGTATTTATATCTCCAATTTTTACTGCTAATATGAATTGGAGAATACAATTTATAATACCATCTGTATTGTCATTGATAGCAACATTAATAATTTGGAAAAAATTTCCTGAATCTCCTCGCTGGCTTGAATCAAAAGGTTTATATAATGAAGCGGAAAAAATAATGTCAGACATAGAAACACAAGTAGAACAAAATATAGGAAAAAAATTAGAACCTATAGCAACAAATTCATCAGAAGAAATAAAAAAAACAGCAAACATTTCTTTTGCAGAATTATTTAAAGGTGCTTTATTAAAAAGAGTAATACTTGGATCTTTTGTATTAATAGCCATGAATGTAGTGCAATATACTTTAATAAATTGGCTTCCAACAATATTTTTAGCACAAGGAATAAATCTAAAAGATTCAATAGTATTAAACACAATGAGTATGTTTGGAGCTCCATTTGGAATATTTATAGCTATGCTTATTATAGATAAGATACCTCGTAAAGTTATGGGTCCTGGTTTGCTTATTGTAATAGCAATACTTGGCTATATATATTCAATGCAGACAAATATGACTTATATAACAATAATAGGTTTCTTTTTAATAACATTTGTATATATGTATGTATGTTATGCTTCTGCTGTATATGTACCTGAGATATGGCCTACAGAGGCAAAACTTAGAGGTTCAGGAATATCAAATGCAGTTGGACGTATAAGCGGAATTATTGCTCCATATGCTGTAGCAAGTCTTTTAGACACAAAAGGGCCTATGGGAGTATTTATACTATTAGGTGTTGTATCTATTATAGTTGCTATCGCTATCATTACAATCGGTATAGAAACCAGAGGTGCTTCTATCGAAGAGATTGGTAATGTTTCTAAAAAATAA
- a CDS encoding HAD-IB family hydrolase: MKIAFFDLDKTIIKKDSIVPFMFFYLKKNPKSFIYYIRLIPYFILFIFRIIDNSRIKYEIAHIFTNIPIEFGDKIGEEFANTVVPNLYYNDAIKEINKLKEEGYHLIMVTASFEIYAKFIGKNLGFDRVMGTELWIFRDKYTGFMYGKNCYNEAKRHRLFTEGIFKKDVSQNIVYSDSISDLPFFAFASKKICVNPDKKLREYALNNKEENFSIVEWK, translated from the coding sequence ATGAAGATTGCTTTTTTTGATTTAGATAAAACTATTATAAAAAAAGATTCTATTGTTCCTTTTATGTTTTTCTATTTAAAAAAAAATCCAAAAAGTTTTATTTATTATATTAGATTAATTCCATATTTTATTTTATTTATTTTCAGGATTATAGACAACTCAAGAATTAAATACGAAATAGCTCATATTTTTACGAATATTCCTATAGAGTTTGGAGACAAAATTGGAGAGGAGTTTGCAAACACAGTTGTGCCTAATTTATATTATAATGATGCTATCAAAGAGATAAACAAATTAAAAGAAGAAGGCTATCACCTTATAATGGTTACAGCAAGTTTTGAAATATATGCAAAGTTTATAGGAAAAAACTTAGGCTTTGATAGAGTTATGGGTACAGAGTTATGGATTTTTAGAGATAAATATACTGGTTTTATGTATGGAAAAAATTGCTACAATGAAGCTAAAAGACATAGACTTTTTACTGAAGGTATTTTTAAAAAAGATGTATCTCAAAATATTGTATACAGCGATTCTATTAGCGACCTACCCTTCTTTGCTTTTGCAAGTAAAAAAATATGCGTTAATCCTGATAAAAAATTAAGAGAATATGCTCTAAACAATAAAGAAGAGAATTTTTCTATAGTGGAATGGAAATAA
- a CDS encoding GGDEF domain-containing protein yields MIKEINKIIKTLNNIPEPFSVDGIIKTFEKSSKKIIKNFALYFYKDNNSNLWYTTSKNIKENNKYKLKARNYEFGYLIIESSIEKEYLEILVNHLSIILYSEKLSFLANRDKLTNLYNRGYLLKYLENKKDETYSIIIIDLDKFKHYNDSYGHNVGDHVLKIASKVMRESLKNIKYDSLLARYGGEEFIIVIDTKTKKELFNVMETIRKKIYETDFSTDDYSLKATASFGGAIKTDDDAINSLIEKADKALYEAKETGRNKSIISNS; encoded by the coding sequence ATGATTAAAGAGATAAACAAAATAATAAAAACTCTAAATAACATACCAGAGCCATTTTCTGTAGATGGTATAATAAAAACATTTGAAAAAAGCAGCAAAAAAATAATAAAAAACTTTGCACTATATTTTTATAAAGATAATAATTCAAATCTATGGTATACAACTTCAAAAAACATAAAAGAAAATAATAAATATAAATTAAAAGCAAGAAATTATGAGTTTGGATATTTAATAATAGAAAGCAGCATTGAAAAGGAATATTTAGAAATATTAGTAAATCATTTATCTATAATACTTTATAGTGAGAAATTATCATTTTTGGCAAATAGAGATAAACTTACTAATTTATATAACAGAGGATATTTATTAAAATATTTAGAAAACAAAAAAGATGAAACATATTCTATAATTATAATAGATTTAGATAAGTTTAAGCATTATAATGATAGTTATGGTCATAATGTAGGGGACCATGTATTAAAAATAGCTTCAAAGGTAATGAGAGAAAGCCTAAAAAATATTAAATACGATTCACTTCTTGCAAGATACGGAGGCGAAGAGTTTATTATAGTTATTGACACAAAAACTAAAAAAGAGCTTTTTAATGTAATGGAAACTATAAGAAAGAAAATATATGAAACAGATTTTTCAACCGATGATTATTCTCTAAAAGCAACTGCTTCCTTTGGAGGAGCAATTAAAACAGATGATGATGCTATTAATAGTTTAATAGAAAAAGCAGATAAAGCATTGTATGAAGCAAAAGAAACAGGAAGGAACAAAAGTATTATTTCTAATAGTTAA
- a CDS encoding zinc-binding dehydrogenase yields the protein MKALARFGKEFGGYRMIDVPVPEVGPEDILLEIKAAAICGADMKHFRVENGSDEFNSIRGHEFAGEIVKVGSNVKDWKVGQRVVSDNSGHVCGVCPACEQGDFLCCEQKVNLGLDNNRWGGGFTKYCIVPGEILRIHKHAIWEIPENVKYEEAAVLDPICNSYKAIAQQSHFLPGQDIVVFGTGPLGLFAVQIARIMGAVNIVMVGLEEDTKVRFGVAQQLGATHVVNASKEDVVKRCQEICGKDNLGLVVECSGANIALKQSIEMLRPNGEVVRVGMGFKPIEFSINDITSWNKSIIGHMAYDSTSWRNAIRLLASGAIKVQPMITHRIGLSEWEKGFEAMANKEAIKVIIHYDFKE from the coding sequence ATGAAAGCTTTAGCTAGATTTGGTAAAGAATTTGGTGGGTACAGAATGATTGATGTACCTGTTCCAGAAGTAGGTCCTGAGGACATACTGTTAGAAATAAAAGCCGCTGCTATATGCGGTGCTGATATGAAACATTTTCGTGTTGAAAATGGCTCTGATGAGTTTAACTCTATAAGAGGACATGAATTTGCTGGTGAAATAGTAAAAGTTGGAAGTAATGTTAAAGATTGGAAAGTTGGTCAAAGAGTAGTTTCTGATAACAGCGGACATGTATGCGGAGTATGTCCTGCTTGTGAACAAGGTGATTTTTTATGCTGCGAACAAAAAGTGAATTTAGGGCTTGATAATAATAGATGGGGAGGAGGTTTTACTAAATATTGTATAGTGCCTGGAGAAATTTTAAGAATTCATAAGCATGCTATATGGGAAATACCTGAAAATGTAAAATATGAGGAGGCTGCTGTATTAGATCCTATATGTAATTCCTATAAAGCTATAGCTCAGCAATCTCACTTCTTACCTGGACAGGATATAGTTGTTTTTGGTACAGGTCCATTAGGATTATTTGCAGTACAAATAGCAAGAATAATGGGAGCTGTTAATATTGTTATGGTTGGTTTAGAAGAGGATACTAAAGTAAGGTTTGGGGTTGCACAGCAATTAGGTGCTACACATGTAGTTAATGCTTCAAAAGAAGATGTAGTAAAACGCTGTCAAGAAATTTGCGGAAAAGATAATTTAGGATTAGTAGTTGAATGTTCTGGTGCAAATATAGCATTAAAACAATCTATTGAAATGTTAAGACCTAATGGTGAAGTTGTAAGAGTTGGTATGGGATTTAAACCAATAGAATTCTCTATTAATGACATAACTTCTTGGAATAAAAGCATAATAGGACATATGGCATACGATTCTACATCTTGGAGAAATGCTATACGTCTATTAGCATCTGGAGCTATAAAAGTTCAGCCAATGATAACTCATAGAATAGGTCTTTCTGAATGGGAAAAAGGTTTTGAAGCTATGGCAAATAAAGAAGCAATAAAAGTTATTATTCATTATGATTTTAAAGAATAA
- the polA gene encoding DNA polymerase I, whose translation MKKTFLIIDAFGILYRYHFIFLKRPLINSKGQNVSSINGFLRTYFSLINTYPADYTAIALDSSRQTFRSEIYKAYKENRESMPDDLRSQIPILYNLIDALGITRIVLDNYEADDIVGCIAQNNKKENIKTIIYSPDKDILQLVDDNTKVIASNKDNELIEYDINMVKEKRGVYPNQIIDLLSLMGDASDNIPGVKGIGEKTALKLLEEYDTLDNIYKNIDSIKGKIQEKLIADKDNAYMSYELATIKREIEELNIDYKEIAKNKININEVNRILDDLELKQIRDKINYYIYGNSKKKEEKVQISQLSQQAKQETDAEDNTEKTTIVSNAKDNNAKYYLIENETELQNLLNDINAKKLVCIDFETTGLDTLTDEIIGISFAIKSKEAFYLDLSGRTNIDKEACKKLVFDTLAKEDIKIIGHNLKYEYKMMRAIDKKMGNMYFDTMVAAYLINPSRGRYNMDDLALSYLSYNTIKYSDITDNAKKTLLDVELKEVVEYACEDADITFRFYEYFAPLLNTYNLEDLFFNVEMPLISVLADMEFDGVYISTEKMKSLSEEYASLLEKTKEKIYQQAGEEFNLQSPKQLEYILFEKLKINSTKKTKTGAYSTDEEVLRELAQREKIAEYMLTYRKYSKLKNTYLDVFPTLVHKKTNRIHASFNQTVTATGRLSSSDPNLQNIPARGDEGKDIRNTFIAEKGNVLIAADYSQIELRLLAHFSNDPVLVEAFKNNDDIHRKTAMKIYSVSKEHVTPSMRNTAKIINFSIIYGKTAFGLSKELNISRKEADDFIKGYFSTYSQVKPFCEKVIEDVKAKGYVRTMLGRIRDLSKTINSSNAVVRNEAERMALNTLIQGSAADMIKVAMIAIHKEFKNHFKTAKIVMQVHDELVVEVSEKESDKAMTIMKEIMEHSVKTNVPITVDIHKGLSWGDIH comes from the coding sequence ATGAAAAAAACATTTCTTATTATTGATGCTTTTGGTATACTTTACAGATATCATTTTATTTTTTTGAAACGACCTCTAATAAACTCTAAAGGTCAAAATGTATCTTCAATTAATGGCTTTTTAAGAACATACTTTTCTTTAATTAATACCTACCCTGCTGATTACACCGCAATAGCATTAGACAGTTCAAGACAAACTTTTAGAAGTGAAATATACAAAGCCTATAAAGAAAATAGAGAAAGCATGCCCGATGATTTAAGAAGTCAAATACCTATACTATACAATCTTATAGATGCACTTGGAATTACAAGGATAGTTCTTGATAATTATGAGGCTGATGATATTGTAGGATGCATTGCTCAAAACAATAAAAAAGAAAATATTAAAACAATAATATATTCTCCAGATAAAGATATTCTTCAGCTTGTTGATGACAATACAAAAGTAATAGCAAGTAATAAGGATAATGAATTAATAGAATATGATATAAATATGGTTAAAGAAAAAAGAGGAGTATACCCTAATCAAATTATAGATTTACTTTCATTAATGGGAGATGCTTCTGATAATATACCGGGTGTTAAAGGAATTGGAGAGAAAACAGCTTTAAAACTTCTTGAAGAATATGATACATTAGATAACATCTATAAAAATATTGATTCTATAAAAGGAAAGATACAAGAAAAACTTATTGCAGATAAAGATAATGCCTATATGAGTTATGAGCTTGCTACAATTAAAAGAGAGATAGAAGAATTAAATATAGATTATAAAGAAATTGCAAAAAATAAAATTAATATAAATGAAGTTAATAGAATATTAGATGATTTAGAATTAAAACAAATAAGAGATAAGATTAATTATTATATATACGGAAACAGTAAGAAAAAAGAAGAAAAGGTGCAAATATCTCAACTATCTCAACAGGCCAAACAAGAAACTGATGCAGAAGATAACACAGAAAAGACTACAATAGTATCTAACGCTAAAGACAACAATGCTAAATACTATTTAATAGAAAATGAAACAGAATTACAAAATCTTTTAAACGATATAAATGCTAAAAAACTCGTATGTATAGACTTTGAAACTACAGGATTAGACACTTTAACAGATGAAATAATAGGAATATCATTTGCTATAAAATCAAAAGAAGCTTTTTATTTGGACTTAAGCGGAAGAACAAATATAGATAAAGAAGCTTGCAAAAAATTAGTATTTGACACTTTAGCAAAAGAAGACATAAAAATAATAGGTCATAATTTAAAATATGAATACAAGATGATGCGTGCCATTGATAAGAAAATGGGAAACATGTATTTTGACACTATGGTAGCTGCCTACTTGATTAACCCAAGCAGAGGCAGATACAACATGGACGACCTTGCTTTAAGTTATTTATCATACAACACCATAAAATACAGCGATATTACAGATAATGCTAAAAAGACTTTACTTGATGTTGAATTAAAAGAAGTTGTTGAATATGCTTGTGAGGATGCTGATATTACATTTAGATTTTATGAATATTTTGCTCCGCTTTTAAATACATATAATCTTGAGGATTTATTTTTTAATGTGGAGATGCCTCTTATCAGTGTGCTTGCGGATATGGAGTTTGATGGGGTTTATATAAGCACAGAAAAAATGAAATCTCTATCAGAAGAATATGCTTCGCTTTTAGAAAAGACAAAAGAGAAAATATACCAACAAGCAGGAGAAGAGTTTAACTTACAATCTCCAAAACAGCTTGAATATATTTTATTTGAAAAGTTAAAAATTAACTCTACTAAAAAGACAAAAACAGGTGCTTATTCAACAGATGAAGAAGTACTTAGAGAACTTGCACAAAGAGAAAAAATTGCTGAGTATATGCTTACATACAGAAAATACTCAAAATTAAAAAACACATATCTTGATGTATTTCCTACATTGGTACATAAGAAAACTAATAGAATACATGCTTCTTTTAATCAAACTGTAACTGCAACAGGACGTTTGTCTTCATCAGACCCTAATTTGCAAAATATACCTGCAAGAGGTGATGAAGGTAAAGATATTAGAAACACCTTTATAGCAGAAAAAGGAAATGTATTAATAGCAGCCGACTACTCTCAGATAGAATTAAGACTATTAGCACATTTCAGTAATGACCCTGTGTTAGTTGAAGCCTTCAAAAACAATGATGATATACATAGAAAAACTGCAATGAAAATATATTCTGTAAGCAAAGAACATGTAACTCCTTCAATGAGAAATACTGCAAAAATAATTAACTTCTCTATCATCTACGGTAAAACAGCATTTGGGCTTTCAAAAGAATTAAACATATCAAGAAAAGAAGCTGATGATTTTATTAAAGGATATTTTTCAACATATTCTCAAGTAAAACCATTTTGCGAAAAAGTTATAGAAGATGTAAAAGCCAAAGGTTATGTACGTACTATGCTTGGAAGGATTAGAGATTTATCTAAAACTATAAACTCATCAAATGCGGTTGTAAGAAATGAAGCTGAAAGAATGGCATTAAACACTCTCATTCAAGGAAGTGCTGCGGATATGATAAAAGTTGCTATGATTGCTATACATAAAGAGTTTAAAAATCATTTTAAAACTGCTAAAATTGTTATGCAGGTGCATGATGAATTGGTTGTTGAAGTTTCTGAAAAAGAGTCTGATAAGGCTATGACTATAATGAAAGAGATAATGGAGCATTCTGTTAAAACTAATGTTCCTATTACAGTTGATATACATAAGGGATTAAGTTGGGGAGACATTCATTAA
- a CDS encoding rhodanese-like domain-containing protein, which yields MKKIIIILSISFLFLACSNKGYKNLNIEKAIKLVNSSTNLIILDVRTREEYLAGNIPNSINIDVLSQDFKSKIDMLDKNKEYLVYCRSGNRSAIASSIMSTNGFINIYNLQNIAYQDFANAMLTNNK from the coding sequence ATGAAAAAAATTATAATAATTTTATCTATTTCTTTTTTATTTTTAGCATGTTCAAATAAAGGATATAAAAATCTTAATATAGAAAAAGCAATTAAATTAGTAAATAGCTCAACAAATCTTATTATTTTAGATGTTAGAACAAGAGAAGAATATTTAGCGGGGAACATTCCAAACTCCATTAACATTGATGTATTAAGCCAAGACTTCAAATCAAAAATAGATATGTTAGATAAAAACAAAGAATATTTAGTATATTGCAGAAGCGGAAATAGGTCTGCCATTGCATCCAGCATAATGTCTACAAATGGATTTATTAATATTTATAATTTGCAAAATATAGCATATCAAGACTTTGCTAATGCAATGCTAACAAATAATAAATAA
- a CDS encoding glucose-1-phosphate adenylyltransferase, which produces MRSYNTVALILGGGRGTRLYPLVKDRSKPAVSLGGHYRMIDIPVSNCINSGLRNIYVITQFNSASLNNHIYNAYRFDNFSGGHVSILAAEQTDTNIDWYQGTADAVRKNLAHFDNDYVNNVLILSGDQVYRMDYNVMVRHMLETGADIVVGTVPVVREDAKGFGVMLVNKRGQITNFQEKPKEDDVLDSLKLSDEQKKMFEIEDPKKEYLASMGIYVFRRNVLKELLSDVTMIDFGKDIIPEAIKKYKVFSYAFQGYWEDVGTIKAYFDANISFGSKNPPFDFYDEDAPIYTHVRYLSPSKVEKATITSSIIADGCRIENATIKESVIGLRSVIQSGSTLEKVIMMGSDFYETSDDIERLNVKHLPKVGIGKKCTLKNVIIDKNVRIGNEVVITNKKKIQHQDSEFYCIRDGIVIIPKNTIVKSGTVI; this is translated from the coding sequence ATGAGATCATACAATACAGTAGCTTTAATTTTAGGAGGAGGAAGAGGAACAAGACTCTATCCTCTTGTTAAAGACCGTTCTAAGCCGGCAGTATCATTAGGCGGACATTACAGAATGATTGACATACCAGTTTCTAACTGTATAAACAGCGGTCTTAGAAATATATATGTTATTACTCAGTTCAATAGTGCTTCTCTAAATAATCACATTTACAATGCTTATAGATTTGATAACTTCTCCGGCGGTCATGTTAGTATATTGGCAGCAGAACAAACTGATACTAATATAGATTGGTATCAAGGCACTGCTGATGCTGTAAGAAAAAATCTTGCCCATTTTGATAATGATTATGTTAATAATGTTTTAATACTTTCTGGAGACCAGGTTTATCGTATGGATTATAATGTAATGGTAAGACATATGCTTGAAACTGGAGCAGATATAGTAGTTGGAACCGTACCTGTAGTGCGTGAAGATGCTAAAGGATTTGGTGTAATGCTTGTTAATAAGAGAGGGCAGATTACTAATTTCCAAGAAAAACCTAAAGAAGATGATGTTTTAGATTCTTTAAAATTGAGTGATGAACAAAAAAAGATGTTTGAAATAGAAGACCCTAAAAAAGAATATTTGGCTTCTATGGGTATATATGTTTTCAGAAGAAATGTGTTAAAAGAACTTCTTAGTGATGTTACAATGATAGATTTTGGTAAAGATATTATTCCTGAAGCTATAAAAAAATATAAAGTATTTAGTTATGCTTTCCAAGGTTATTGGGAAGATGTCGGTACGATTAAGGCTTATTTTGATGCCAATATATCTTTTGGAAGTAAAAACCCTCCTTTCGATTTTTATGATGAAGATGCTCCAATATATACACATGTTCGTTATTTGTCTCCTTCAAAAGTTGAAAAAGCTACTATTACTTCAAGTATTATTGCAGATGGATGCCGAATAGAAAATGCTACTATTAAAGAATCAGTAATAGGACTTCGCTCTGTTATACAAAGCGGTTCTACTTTAGAAAAAGTTATTATGATGGGTAGCGACTTCTACGAAACTAGTGATGACATAGAGAGACTAAATGTTAAGCATTTACCTAAAGTTGGCATAGGAAAAAAATGTACGCTTAAAAATGTTATTATAGATAAAAATGTTAGAATAGGAAATGAGGTTGTTATTACTAATAAAAAGAAAATTCAACATCAAGACAGTGAGTTTTATTGTATTAGAGATGGTATAGTAATCATACCTAAAAACACTATTGTTAAGAGTGGCACAGTAATATAA
- a CDS encoding tetratricopeptide repeat protein: MDNIENEIKEIIKQTNENILTTINTFIEKNNLDYAKKIALQLINKEPNYKEGYLVLSDIFYEEEDYKSVIHILDKALEHLPKDKDILESKIEALISTYKYEEAKETIEEIISLGDVNASVYGQYGVLLSIEMKYKEAIEKFKTAISLDKEDVLSMINMSIVYVAIYEYDNAIEILEKAFNISKDSNIQEKIDNIKKQKENSIFNFSKFTVINAKPDKFNLVVPENFNACIENNVLKIENDEKTISILLSYDNSKYDEKEISQILNNFKAENKNLYSIISPISVVERKEHNDIFGSIIFNCKTNNNNLFNAMAIVVKEEESIVLTIISTLATSNNLIFLAKEIINSLYIK; encoded by the coding sequence ATGGACAATATAGAAAATGAAATAAAAGAAATAATTAAACAAACAAATGAAAATATTTTAACTACAATAAATACATTCATAGAAAAAAACAATTTAGATTATGCCAAAAAAATTGCATTACAATTAATAAATAAAGAACCTAACTATAAAGAAGGTTATTTAGTATTATCTGATATATTTTATGAGGAAGAAGATTATAAAAGTGTTATACATATTTTAGATAAAGCATTAGAACATCTTCCAAAAGACAAAGATATATTAGAAAGCAAAATAGAGGCATTAATTAGCACATACAAATATGAAGAAGCAAAAGAAACAATAGAAGAGATAATATCTTTAGGAGATGTTAATGCCAGTGTATATGGACAATATGGGGTTTTACTTTCAATAGAGATGAAATATAAAGAAGCTATTGAGAAATTTAAAACTGCTATATCTTTAGACAAAGAAGATGTATTATCTATGATTAATATGTCTATAGTTTATGTTGCTATATATGAGTATGATAATGCTATAGAAATATTAGAAAAAGCTTTTAATATTAGCAAAGATTCTAATATTCAAGAGAAAATTGATAATATAAAAAAACAAAAAGAAAACTCAATATTTAATTTTTCAAAGTTTACCGTGATTAATGCTAAGCCAGACAAGTTTAATTTGGTTGTGCCAGAAAATTTTAATGCTTGCATAGAAAATAATGTATTAAAAATTGAAAACGATGAAAAAACTATTTCTATACTATTAAGCTATGATAATTCTAAATATGATGAAAAAGAGATATCTCAAATATTAAATAATTTTAAAGCAGAAAATAAAAACCTCTACTCTATAATATCCCCTATTTCTGTTGTAGAAAGAAAAGAGCATAATGATATATTTGGCTCTATAATTTTTAATTGTAAAACTAATAATAATAATTTATTTAATGCTATGGCAATAGTAGTTAAAGAAGAAGAGTCAATAGTACTTACTATTATTTCAACACTCGCTACAAGCAATAATTTGATATTTTTAGCTAAAGAAATAATTAATAGCTTATATATAAAATGA